In the Juglans microcarpa x Juglans regia isolate MS1-56 chromosome 6D, Jm3101_v1.0, whole genome shotgun sequence genome, one interval contains:
- the LOC121235108 gene encoding uncharacterized protein LOC121235108, with product MNKKNRFFMCFRPVSMDGSLKTVRRTDGRLGDPIFTCIAAGDKEGMEFRRISPPILALDRAKKEEEGSGDWRKKDGNSRLSTILKTVFTANSLQKNKKRKLGRGSFRSESNITASSIDMTDSLDENSMHKHKMFDDNNLRADSNVSSSLRCSSALTLTSFSSSRSSSCTASDTRSSSQRSKLFGLNAAESKQRGQDSIQEGRKGCRTSNAALCLLLISLVVLIFCGKICSILCTSTWFIFIRWSARHEYLEDGAESPNIVSKFESESEEYNNK from the exons ATGAATAAGAAGAATAGGTTCTTTATGTGCTTTAGACCGGTCTCCATGGACGGTTCTCTTAAAACGGTAAGGCGTACGGACGGCCGCCTGGGTGATCCTATTTTCACATGTATCGCTGCGGGAGATAAAGAGGGCATGGAGTTTCGGAGGATATCGCCGCCGATTTTGGCGTTGGATCGTGcgaagaaagaggaagaaggcAGCGGTGACTGGCGAAAGAAAGACGGGAACAGTCGGCTCTCGACGATCTTGAAAACGGTTTTCACCGCGAATTCATTG cagaaaaataagaaaagaaaacttggaCGAGGCTCATTTCGATCAGAATCCAATATTACTGCAAGCTCCATTGATATGACAGACTCACTGGATGAAAATTCAATGCATAAACACAAAATGTTCGATGATAACAACCTTAGAGCTGATTCGAATGTTTCATCATCTTTACGTTGTTCTTCTGCGCTCACTTTGACCTCCTTCAGTTCTTCCCGTTCTAGCTCATGTACTGCTTCCGATACGAGGTCTTCATCTCAGAGATCCAAGTTGTTTGGACTGAATGCAGCAGAGTCTAAACAGAGGGGGCAAGACAGCATCCAAGAAGGCAGAAAAGGATGTCGCACTTCTAATGCTGCTTTGTGTTTGCTTCTTATCAGTCTTgtggttttgatattttgcgGCAAGATTTGCTCTATTTTGTGTACTTCAACGTGGTTTATCTTTATACGTTGGAGCGCCAGACACGAGTATCTGGAGGATGGGGCAGAGTCCCCAAATATTGTCTCGAAGTttgagtcagagtcggaggaaTATAATAACAAGTAG
- the LOC121235789 gene encoding tRNA (guanine(37)-N1)-methyltransferase 1 isoform X1: MVTKLLLRLHSFPLTTLHANLIFPRKHSLPKSLTVSLFSTSSSSQALTQIRIPDTTLSYGPSLHKGYTPQPQQHEQEDCLIDEQDFTRVFDLAALRVPAKDCFALEKRLRGHLLNWPRIRNIARVPGDEVDPELVNLLGDRDEEPEEDLVSLERRIYGKAEGDGDVLSPVLYREKLARTFNSRGYVKFRNLAKISRPTKKKRRRNDDGEEAARGEGKRGIEKNEIVLVEVVEEEEEGGDLKGLLGDEFEGRMRKWRGPTRLLLLDERYSGRKVEDLPEAIKVLLKEDMKESPKSTFELVRCKLTLFYNYWQMNEILEAMLPKDIIVPSAFETVGHVAHLNLREEHLPYKNLIAKVVLDKNKPKLQTVINKLEAIHNDYRTMQLEVLAGNHSLVTTVVENGMRFHVDLATVYWNSRLATERQRLLNGFTRNDVVCDVFTGVGPIAISAAKIVKRVYANDLNPYAVEYLERNCVLNKVERKVEVFNMDGRRFIRAIFASEKAKGITQVVMNLPNDAAEYLDAFRGIFRGRPKNGDFTFPLIHVYGFSKAQDPEFDFHKRIRISLSEVAVDVEMRRVRLVAPGKWMLCASFILPETVGFADSRQDR, from the exons ATGGTCACCAAGCTTCTACTCAGACTTCATTCTTTTCCACTCACTACGCTCCACGCCAATCTTATCTTCCCCAGAAAACATTCTCTCCCCAAATCCCTCACCGTCTCTCTCTTCTCCACCAGCAGCAGCAGCCAAGCCCTAACACAAATCCGAATTCCAGACACTACCCTCTCTTATGGACCCTCCCTCCACAAAGGTTATACTCCTCAACCCCAACAGCACGAGCAAGAAGATTGCTTAATTGACGAACAAGACTTCACTCGGGTCTTCGACCTCGCGGCGCTTCGTGTACCTGCAAAAGACTGTTTTGCTCTAGAGAAGCGACTCCGAGGCCACCTCTTGAACTGGCCTCGCATTCGCAACATTGCTCGAGTCCCCGGTGATGAGGTTGATCCCGAGCTGGTAAATCTATTGGGAGACAGAGACGAAGAGCCCGAAGAAGATCTCGTTTCCTTGGAACGAAGAATTTATGGGAAAGCCGAGGGCGACGGCGACGTTTTAAGCCCGGTGCTGTATAGGGAAAAGCTTGCCAGGACGTTTAACTCGCGGGGGTATGTCAAATTTCGAAATTTAGCGAAGATTTCGAGGCCaacgaagaagaagaggaggagaaatgACGACGGGGAGGAGGCGGCAAGGGGTGAGGGCAAGAGGGGAATTGAGAAGAATGAAATTGTTTTGGTGGAGGTtgtggaagaggaggaggaagggggggATTTGAAGGGATTGTTGGGGGATGAGTTTGAGGGGAGGATGAGGAAGTGGAGGGGTCCGACAAGGCTGTTGCTATTGGACGAGCGTTACTCAGGGAGGAAGGTGGAGGACCTACCCGAGGCAATCAAG GTTCTTCTGAAAGAAGATATGAAGGAAAGTCCAAAATCAACCTTTGAGCTTGTCAGATGCAAGCTCACATTGTTTTACAATTACTGGCAGATGAATGAG ATATTGGAGGCCATGCTACCAAAGGATATAATTGTTCCTTCAGCTTTTGAAACAGTTGGGCATGTTGCTCACCTGAACCTGAGAGAAGAACATCTGCCGTACAAGAATCTTATAGCAAAG GTCGTTCTTGACAAAAATAAGCCAAAATTACAAACAGTTATCAATAAGCTTGAAGCCATTCATAATGACTACAGAACAATGCAGCTGGAGGTCTTAGCCGGAAACCACTCTCTTGTGACTACAGTAGTTGAGAATGGAATGCGATTTCATGTTGATTTAGCAACAGt GTATTGGAATTCAAGGCTTGCAACAGAAAGACAAAGGCTTCTCAATGGATTTACACGCAACGATGTTGTTT GTGATGTTTTCACTGGGGTTGGTCCAATAGCCATATCAGCTGCAAAGATTGTCAAACGCGTCTATGCTAATGATCTAAACCCTTATGCTGTCGaatatttagaaagaaattgTGTGCTCAACAAAGTTGAGAGGAAAGTAGAG GTCTTTAACATGGATGGGAGGAGATTCATCCGGGCTATATTTGCAAGTGAGAAAGCTAAGGGCATCACACAAGTGGTTATGAATTTGCCTAATGATGCTGCAGAGTATCTAG ATGCATTCAGGGGAATATTCAGAGGCAGACCCAAGAATGGAGACTTCACTTTCCCATTGATCCATGTCTATGGTTTCTCCAAAGCTCAAGATCCAGAGTTCGACTTTCACAAG AGGATAAGAATTTCATTGTCAGAGGTAGCAGTTGATGTAGAAATGCGTAGGGTGCGCCTTGTTGCACCAGGAAAATGGATGCTATGCGCGTCATTTATCCTCCCTGAGACTGTAGGATTTGCGGATAGTAGGCAAGATAGGTGA
- the LOC121235789 gene encoding tRNA (guanine(37)-N1)-methyltransferase 1 isoform X2 — protein MVTKLLLRLHSFPLTTLHANLIFPRKHSLPKSLTVSLFSTSSSSQALTQIRIPDTTLSYGPSLHKGYTPQPQQHEQEDCLIDEQDFTRVFDLAALRVPAKDCFALEKRLRGHLLNWPRIRNIARVPGDEVDPELVNLLGDRDEEPEEDLVSLERRIYGKAEGDGDVLSPVLYREKLARTFNSRGYVKFRNLAKISRPTKKKRRRNDDGEEAARGEGKRGIEKNEIVLVEVVEEEEEGGDLKGLLGDEFEGRMRKWRGPTRLLLLDERYSGRKVEDLPEAIKVLLKEDMKESPKSTFELVRCKLTLFYNYWQMNEILEAMLPKDIIVPSAFETVGHVAHLNLREEHLPYKNLIAKLEVLAGNHSLVTTVVENGMRFHVDLATVYWNSRLATERQRLLNGFTRNDVVCDVFTGVGPIAISAAKIVKRVYANDLNPYAVEYLERNCVLNKVERKVEVFNMDGRRFIRAIFASEKAKGITQVVMNLPNDAAEYLDAFRGIFRGRPKNGDFTFPLIHVYGFSKAQDPEFDFHKRIRISLSEVAVDVEMRRVRLVAPGKWMLCASFILPETVGFADSRQDR, from the exons ATGGTCACCAAGCTTCTACTCAGACTTCATTCTTTTCCACTCACTACGCTCCACGCCAATCTTATCTTCCCCAGAAAACATTCTCTCCCCAAATCCCTCACCGTCTCTCTCTTCTCCACCAGCAGCAGCAGCCAAGCCCTAACACAAATCCGAATTCCAGACACTACCCTCTCTTATGGACCCTCCCTCCACAAAGGTTATACTCCTCAACCCCAACAGCACGAGCAAGAAGATTGCTTAATTGACGAACAAGACTTCACTCGGGTCTTCGACCTCGCGGCGCTTCGTGTACCTGCAAAAGACTGTTTTGCTCTAGAGAAGCGACTCCGAGGCCACCTCTTGAACTGGCCTCGCATTCGCAACATTGCTCGAGTCCCCGGTGATGAGGTTGATCCCGAGCTGGTAAATCTATTGGGAGACAGAGACGAAGAGCCCGAAGAAGATCTCGTTTCCTTGGAACGAAGAATTTATGGGAAAGCCGAGGGCGACGGCGACGTTTTAAGCCCGGTGCTGTATAGGGAAAAGCTTGCCAGGACGTTTAACTCGCGGGGGTATGTCAAATTTCGAAATTTAGCGAAGATTTCGAGGCCaacgaagaagaagaggaggagaaatgACGACGGGGAGGAGGCGGCAAGGGGTGAGGGCAAGAGGGGAATTGAGAAGAATGAAATTGTTTTGGTGGAGGTtgtggaagaggaggaggaagggggggATTTGAAGGGATTGTTGGGGGATGAGTTTGAGGGGAGGATGAGGAAGTGGAGGGGTCCGACAAGGCTGTTGCTATTGGACGAGCGTTACTCAGGGAGGAAGGTGGAGGACCTACCCGAGGCAATCAAG GTTCTTCTGAAAGAAGATATGAAGGAAAGTCCAAAATCAACCTTTGAGCTTGTCAGATGCAAGCTCACATTGTTTTACAATTACTGGCAGATGAATGAG ATATTGGAGGCCATGCTACCAAAGGATATAATTGTTCCTTCAGCTTTTGAAACAGTTGGGCATGTTGCTCACCTGAACCTGAGAGAAGAACATCTGCCGTACAAGAATCTTATAGCAAAG CTGGAGGTCTTAGCCGGAAACCACTCTCTTGTGACTACAGTAGTTGAGAATGGAATGCGATTTCATGTTGATTTAGCAACAGt GTATTGGAATTCAAGGCTTGCAACAGAAAGACAAAGGCTTCTCAATGGATTTACACGCAACGATGTTGTTT GTGATGTTTTCACTGGGGTTGGTCCAATAGCCATATCAGCTGCAAAGATTGTCAAACGCGTCTATGCTAATGATCTAAACCCTTATGCTGTCGaatatttagaaagaaattgTGTGCTCAACAAAGTTGAGAGGAAAGTAGAG GTCTTTAACATGGATGGGAGGAGATTCATCCGGGCTATATTTGCAAGTGAGAAAGCTAAGGGCATCACACAAGTGGTTATGAATTTGCCTAATGATGCTGCAGAGTATCTAG ATGCATTCAGGGGAATATTCAGAGGCAGACCCAAGAATGGAGACTTCACTTTCCCATTGATCCATGTCTATGGTTTCTCCAAAGCTCAAGATCCAGAGTTCGACTTTCACAAG AGGATAAGAATTTCATTGTCAGAGGTAGCAGTTGATGTAGAAATGCGTAGGGTGCGCCTTGTTGCACCAGGAAAATGGATGCTATGCGCGTCATTTATCCTCCCTGAGACTGTAGGATTTGCGGATAGTAGGCAAGATAGGTGA
- the LOC121235789 gene encoding tRNA (guanine(37)-N1)-methyltransferase 1 isoform X4, whose translation MVTKLLLRLHSFPLTTLHANLIFPRKHSLPKSLTVSLFSTSSSSQALTQIRIPDTTLSYGPSLHKGYTPQPQQHEQEDCLIDEQDFTRVFDLAALRVPAKDCFALEKRLRGHLLNWPRIRNIARVPGDEVDPELVNLLGDRDEEPEEDLVSLERRIYGKAEGDGDVLSPVLYREKLARTFNSRGYVKFRNLAKISRPTKKKRRRNDDGEEAARGEGKRGIEKNEIVLVEVVEEEEEGGDLKGLLGDEFEGRMRKWRGPTRLLLLDERYSGRKVEDLPEAIKVLLKEDMKESPKSTFELVRCKLTLFYNYWQMNEILEAMLPKDIIVPSAFETVGHVAHLNLREEHLPYKNLIAKVVLDKNKPKLQTVINKLEAIHNDYRTMQLEVLAGNHSLVTTVVENGMRFHVDLATVYVFLHCNVVEKSIKVINACLCRRVVIIGCIVSNFLNQQYIDQTKWASRESYKVKVIVVLKKLSWRFRGADHVEQKATINTFFFCLGGGGG comes from the exons ATGGTCACCAAGCTTCTACTCAGACTTCATTCTTTTCCACTCACTACGCTCCACGCCAATCTTATCTTCCCCAGAAAACATTCTCTCCCCAAATCCCTCACCGTCTCTCTCTTCTCCACCAGCAGCAGCAGCCAAGCCCTAACACAAATCCGAATTCCAGACACTACCCTCTCTTATGGACCCTCCCTCCACAAAGGTTATACTCCTCAACCCCAACAGCACGAGCAAGAAGATTGCTTAATTGACGAACAAGACTTCACTCGGGTCTTCGACCTCGCGGCGCTTCGTGTACCTGCAAAAGACTGTTTTGCTCTAGAGAAGCGACTCCGAGGCCACCTCTTGAACTGGCCTCGCATTCGCAACATTGCTCGAGTCCCCGGTGATGAGGTTGATCCCGAGCTGGTAAATCTATTGGGAGACAGAGACGAAGAGCCCGAAGAAGATCTCGTTTCCTTGGAACGAAGAATTTATGGGAAAGCCGAGGGCGACGGCGACGTTTTAAGCCCGGTGCTGTATAGGGAAAAGCTTGCCAGGACGTTTAACTCGCGGGGGTATGTCAAATTTCGAAATTTAGCGAAGATTTCGAGGCCaacgaagaagaagaggaggagaaatgACGACGGGGAGGAGGCGGCAAGGGGTGAGGGCAAGAGGGGAATTGAGAAGAATGAAATTGTTTTGGTGGAGGTtgtggaagaggaggaggaagggggggATTTGAAGGGATTGTTGGGGGATGAGTTTGAGGGGAGGATGAGGAAGTGGAGGGGTCCGACAAGGCTGTTGCTATTGGACGAGCGTTACTCAGGGAGGAAGGTGGAGGACCTACCCGAGGCAATCAAG GTTCTTCTGAAAGAAGATATGAAGGAAAGTCCAAAATCAACCTTTGAGCTTGTCAGATGCAAGCTCACATTGTTTTACAATTACTGGCAGATGAATGAG ATATTGGAGGCCATGCTACCAAAGGATATAATTGTTCCTTCAGCTTTTGAAACAGTTGGGCATGTTGCTCACCTGAACCTGAGAGAAGAACATCTGCCGTACAAGAATCTTATAGCAAAG GTCGTTCTTGACAAAAATAAGCCAAAATTACAAACAGTTATCAATAAGCTTGAAGCCATTCATAATGACTACAGAACAATGCAGCTGGAGGTCTTAGCCGGAAACCACTCTCTTGTGACTACAGTAGTTGAGAATGGAATGCGATTTCATGTTGATTTAGCAACAGtgtatgtttttcttcattgcAATGTTGTGGAGAAGTCCATTAAAGTTATAAATGCATGCCTATGTAGGAGGGTGGTCATAATTGGTTGTATT gtttcaaattttttgaatcAGCAATATATAGATCAGACTAAGTGGGCATCGAGGGAGTCTTACAAAGTAAAAGTGATTGTAGTATTAAAGAAGTTAAGTTGGAGATTTAGAGGGGCGGATCATGTTGAGCAGAAGGCTAccataaatactttttttttttgtttgggggggggggggggttga
- the LOC121235789 gene encoding tRNA (guanine(37)-N1)-methyltransferase 1 isoform X3, with protein MVTKLLLRLHSFPLTTLHANLIFPRKHSLPKSLTVSLFSTSSSSQALTQIRIPDTTLSYGPSLHKGYTPQPQQHEQEDCLIDEQDFTRVFDLAALRVPAKDCFALEKRLRGHLLNWPRIRNIARVPGDEVDPELVNLLGDRDEEPEEDLVSLERRIYGKAEGDGDVLSPVLYREKLARTFNSRGYVKFRNLAKISRPTKKKRRRNDDGEEAARGEGKRGIEKNEIVLVEVVEEEEEGGDLKGLLGDEFEGRMRKWRGPTRLLLLDERYSGRKVEDLPEAIKVLLKEDMKESPKSTFELVRCKLTLFYNYWQMNEILEAMLPKDIIVPSAFETVGHVAHLNLREEHLPYKNLIAKVFFWYWNSRLATERQRLLNGFTRNDVVCDVFTGVGPIAISAAKIVKRVYANDLNPYAVEYLERNCVLNKVERKVEVFNMDGRRFIRAIFASEKAKGITQVVMNLPNDAAEYLDAFRGIFRGRPKNGDFTFPLIHVYGFSKAQDPEFDFHKRIRISLSEVAVDVEMRRVRLVAPGKWMLCASFILPETVGFADSRQDR; from the exons ATGGTCACCAAGCTTCTACTCAGACTTCATTCTTTTCCACTCACTACGCTCCACGCCAATCTTATCTTCCCCAGAAAACATTCTCTCCCCAAATCCCTCACCGTCTCTCTCTTCTCCACCAGCAGCAGCAGCCAAGCCCTAACACAAATCCGAATTCCAGACACTACCCTCTCTTATGGACCCTCCCTCCACAAAGGTTATACTCCTCAACCCCAACAGCACGAGCAAGAAGATTGCTTAATTGACGAACAAGACTTCACTCGGGTCTTCGACCTCGCGGCGCTTCGTGTACCTGCAAAAGACTGTTTTGCTCTAGAGAAGCGACTCCGAGGCCACCTCTTGAACTGGCCTCGCATTCGCAACATTGCTCGAGTCCCCGGTGATGAGGTTGATCCCGAGCTGGTAAATCTATTGGGAGACAGAGACGAAGAGCCCGAAGAAGATCTCGTTTCCTTGGAACGAAGAATTTATGGGAAAGCCGAGGGCGACGGCGACGTTTTAAGCCCGGTGCTGTATAGGGAAAAGCTTGCCAGGACGTTTAACTCGCGGGGGTATGTCAAATTTCGAAATTTAGCGAAGATTTCGAGGCCaacgaagaagaagaggaggagaaatgACGACGGGGAGGAGGCGGCAAGGGGTGAGGGCAAGAGGGGAATTGAGAAGAATGAAATTGTTTTGGTGGAGGTtgtggaagaggaggaggaagggggggATTTGAAGGGATTGTTGGGGGATGAGTTTGAGGGGAGGATGAGGAAGTGGAGGGGTCCGACAAGGCTGTTGCTATTGGACGAGCGTTACTCAGGGAGGAAGGTGGAGGACCTACCCGAGGCAATCAAG GTTCTTCTGAAAGAAGATATGAAGGAAAGTCCAAAATCAACCTTTGAGCTTGTCAGATGCAAGCTCACATTGTTTTACAATTACTGGCAGATGAATGAG ATATTGGAGGCCATGCTACCAAAGGATATAATTGTTCCTTCAGCTTTTGAAACAGTTGGGCATGTTGCTCACCTGAACCTGAGAGAAGAACATCTGCCGTACAAGAATCTTATAGCAAAGGTGTTCTTTTG GTATTGGAATTCAAGGCTTGCAACAGAAAGACAAAGGCTTCTCAATGGATTTACACGCAACGATGTTGTTT GTGATGTTTTCACTGGGGTTGGTCCAATAGCCATATCAGCTGCAAAGATTGTCAAACGCGTCTATGCTAATGATCTAAACCCTTATGCTGTCGaatatttagaaagaaattgTGTGCTCAACAAAGTTGAGAGGAAAGTAGAG GTCTTTAACATGGATGGGAGGAGATTCATCCGGGCTATATTTGCAAGTGAGAAAGCTAAGGGCATCACACAAGTGGTTATGAATTTGCCTAATGATGCTGCAGAGTATCTAG ATGCATTCAGGGGAATATTCAGAGGCAGACCCAAGAATGGAGACTTCACTTTCCCATTGATCCATGTCTATGGTTTCTCCAAAGCTCAAGATCCAGAGTTCGACTTTCACAAG AGGATAAGAATTTCATTGTCAGAGGTAGCAGTTGATGTAGAAATGCGTAGGGTGCGCCTTGTTGCACCAGGAAAATGGATGCTATGCGCGTCATTTATCCTCCCTGAGACTGTAGGATTTGCGGATAGTAGGCAAGATAGGTGA